A single window of Macaca mulatta isolate MMU2019108-1 chromosome 17, T2T-MMU8v2.0, whole genome shotgun sequence DNA harbors:
- the GPR183 gene encoding G-protein coupled receptor 183: MDIQMANNFTMPSAPPQGNDCDLYAHHSTARIVMPLHYSLVFIIGLVGNLLALVVIVQNRKKINSTTLYSTNLVISDILFTTALPTRIAYYAMGFDWRIGDALCRITALVFYINTYAGVNFMTCLSIDRFIAVVHPLRYNKIKRIEHAKGVCIFVWILVFAQTLPLLINPMSKQEAERITCMEYPNFEETKSLPWILLGACFIGYVLPLIIILICYSQICCKLFRTAKQNPLTEKSGVNKKALNTIILIIVVFVLCFTPYHVAIIQHMIKKLRFSNFLECSQRHSFQISLHFTVCLMNFNCCMDPFIYFFACKGYKRKVMRMLKRQVSVSISSAVKSAPEENSRELTETQMMIHSKSSNGK, translated from the coding sequence AtggatatacaaatggctaacaattTTACTATGCCCTCTGCACCTCCTCAGGGAAATGACTGTGACCTCTATGCACATCACAGCACAGCCAGGATAGTAATGCCTCTGCATTACAGCCTCGTCTTCATCATTGGGCTCGTGGGAAACTTACTAGCCTTGGTTGTCATTgttcaaaacaggaaaaaaatcaactctACCACCCTCTATTCAACAAATTTGGTGATTTCTGATATACTTTTTACCACCGCTTTGCCTACACGAATAGCCTACTATGCAATGGGCTTTGACTGGAGAATCGGAGATGCCTTGTGTAGGATAACTGCGCTAGTGTTTTACATCAACACATATGCGGGTGTGAACTTTATGACCTGCCTGAGTATTGACCGCTTCATTGCTGTGGTGCACCCTCTACGCTACAACAAGATAAAGAGGATTGAACATGCAAAAGGTGTGTGCATATTTGTCTGGATTCTAGTATTTGCTCAGACACTCCCACTCCTCATCAACCCTATGTCAAAGCAGGAAGCTGAAAGGATTACATGCATGGAGTATCCAAACTTTGAAGAAACTAAATCTCTTCCCTGGATTCTGCTTGGGGCATGTTTCATAGGATATGTACTTCCACTTATAATCATTCTCATCTGCTATTCTCAGATCTGCTGCAAACTCTTTAGAACTGCCAAACAAAACCCACTCACTGAGAAATCTGGTGTAAACAAAAAGGCTCTCAACACAATTATTCTTATTATTGTTGTGTTTGTTCTCTGTTTCACACCTTATCATGTTGCAATTATTCAACATATGATTAAGAAGCTTCGTTTCTCTAATTTCCTGGAATGTAGCCAAAGACATTCGTTCCAGATTTCTCTGCACTTTACAGTATGCCTGATGAACTTCAATTGCTGCATGGACCCTTTTATCTACTTCTTTGCATGTAAAGGCTACAAGAGAAAGGTTATGAGGATGCTGAAACGGCAAGTCAGTGTATCGATTTCTAGTGCTGTCAAGTCAGCCCCTGAAGAAAACTCACGTGAACTGACAGAAACGCAGATGATGATACATTCCAAGTCTTCAAATGGAAAGTGA